The following proteins are co-located in the Haliotis asinina isolate JCU_RB_2024 chromosome 13, JCU_Hal_asi_v2, whole genome shotgun sequence genome:
- the LOC137259766 gene encoding uncharacterized protein, giving the protein MHLCEITKQEAMGEKSDGEAEDSLLEQIRILEKQKSELERKRKEKDRTEKKNRERHQLQQKLRELQGEVTALQEPSPSKSKGSYSGEENRRADLSSVNESRDRIQALQRQFLDPSPSAGSSKSRRSRGDYSDETSDDDVDDVMSGRHKQAIQLNRDILVENMISDDIFNDLIANKILTTADVSRIKERNTREAINEELLNSLVRKSDRAFYVFVKALRKTLQEYLANRLDPSSSAKKKKRKRQTGELNVNVDCDEVTPLNKRQQTCTCQEVEEQILLMAKTAFRNIRRRDDTPAAFEQFRKELRETNNVIKDSMEIMHTLKILCRHGDMTNVSHGSIRFTLICSSVFVVKDLWKKYTSGELLRIFQNGLVTSTLRRKCHAKSIRLCVRIAEEEYFQCLKDLETQSSCQVLHERPRMKKLRTSSTRTLRSRGLGLLSENVPCKRLCVSAGSGQQRRAFRELQASQSVVSSGRMDKMESPTVPFYDLRNRTNQIYS; this is encoded by the exons ATGCATTTATGTGAAATCACAAAACAAGAAGCCATGGGAGAGAAGTCGGATGGAGAAGCTGAAGATAGCCTTCTTGAGCAGATTCGAATACTCGAAAAGCAAAAAAGCGAATTGGAGAGAAAAAGAAAGGAGAAAGATCGAACAGAGAAGAAAAATCGTGAACGGCATCAGTTGCAGCAGAAGCTCCGTGAActgcaaggggaggtaactgcttTACAGGAGCCATCTCCAAGTAAGAGCAAAGGTTCCTATAGTGGGGAGGAAAACAGAAGAGCTGATCTGTCGTCAGTCAATGAGAGTAGAGACAGAATCCAGGCCTTGCAAAGACAGTTCCTTGACCCTTCACCTTCTGCTGGGTCATCAAAGTCAAGGAGATCAAGGGGTGACTACTCTGATGAGACTTCTGATGATGATG ttgatgatgtgatgagcGGGCGACACAAACAGGCCATCCAACTGAACAGAGATATCCTAGTGGAGAACATGATCTCAGATGACATCTTTAATGATCTGATCGCCAACAAGATCCTCACTACAGCCGATGTAAGTCGTATCAAGGAGAGGAACACCCGAGAGGCTATCAATGAGGAACTGCTAAACAGTCTGGTACGGAAGTCTGACCGGGCATTCTACGTGTTCGTGAAAGCTCTTCGGAAGACTCTACAGGAGTACCTGGCCAATCGGCTTGATCCCAGCTCTAGTGCTAAGAAGAAAAAGAGAAAACGTCAGACAG GGGAGCTGAATGTGAATGTGGACTGTGATGAAGTGACTCCACTCAACAAACGCCAGCAGACCTGCACATGTCAGGAGGTTGAAGAACAAATCCTGCTCATGGCCAAGACAGCGTTCCGCAACATCCGGCGAAGGGACGACACGCCTGCAGCATTCGAACAGTTCCGCAAAGAACTTCGAGAAACAAACAATGTAATCAAAGATTCCATGGAAATAATGCACACACTGAAAATTTTGTGTCGCCATGGTGATATGACAAATGTGTCTCACGGAAGTATCAGGTTCACACTGAtctgctcatctgtgtttgttGTGAAGGATCTGTGGAAGAAGTACACATCTGGAGAACTGCTTAGGATATTCCAGAATGGACTTGTGACTAGCACTTTACGAAGGAAATGTCATGCGAAATCTATACGATTGTGTGTCAGGATAGCAGAGGAGGAATATTTTCAGTGTCTGAAGGATTTGG AAACTCAATCTTCCTGCCAGGTTCTGCACGAGAGACCAAGGATGAAGAAGTTGCGGACATCAAGCACCAGAACACTGCGG TCGAGAGGCCTGGGTCTGTTGTCAGAGAATGTCCCATGTAAGAGGCTGTGTGTGTCTGCAGGGTCCGGCCAGCAGCGACGAGCCTTCAGGGAACT TCAAGCCAGCCAGTCTGTGGTGTCATCAGGCAGGATGGACAAGATGGAATCACCCACAGTGCCCTTCTATGATCTCCGGAACAGAACAAACCAGATATATTCATGA